One region of Flavobacterium sp. KACC 22763 genomic DNA includes:
- the nadA gene encoding quinolinate synthase NadA — protein MNTNFLVQEILRLKKEKNAVILAHYYQDEDIQEIADFIGDSLELAKKAQNTNADIIVFAGVHFMAETAKILNPNKKVVLPDWNAGCSLADGCPPEDFRLFKEQHPDHIVVTYINCSAQIKAMSDLVCTSANAKKIIESIPAEQKIIFAPDENLGKYLQKETKRELVLWKGSCVVHEAFSLDKLIEIYNNNPTAKIAAHPESEDHILKAAHYIGSTSGIINFIKTDPAAVFIVATEAGILHELTKAVPDKTLIPAPTTEDNSCACSECAYMKMNTLEKLYLCLKNERPEMLITEELRTEALKPIRRMLELS, from the coding sequence ATGAACACGAACTTTTTAGTACAAGAAATACTCCGATTGAAAAAGGAAAAGAATGCTGTTATCCTGGCTCATTATTATCAAGATGAGGATATACAGGAAATAGCAGATTTTATTGGAGATAGTCTTGAACTGGCAAAAAAAGCTCAAAATACAAATGCTGATATTATCGTTTTTGCGGGAGTTCATTTTATGGCAGAAACAGCAAAAATTCTAAATCCAAACAAAAAAGTAGTATTACCCGATTGGAACGCTGGCTGTTCGCTTGCTGATGGCTGTCCGCCAGAAGATTTTAGATTATTCAAAGAACAGCATCCCGATCATATTGTGGTTACTTACATCAACTGTTCTGCCCAAATAAAAGCTATGAGCGATCTAGTCTGCACATCGGCAAATGCCAAAAAAATAATCGAATCTATACCAGCAGAACAAAAAATCATATTTGCTCCAGATGAAAATTTAGGCAAATATCTACAGAAAGAAACCAAACGCGAACTGGTCTTATGGAAAGGCTCTTGTGTAGTGCATGAAGCCTTTTCATTAGACAAACTAATTGAAATATACAACAACAACCCAACTGCAAAAATTGCAGCACACCCTGAATCTGAAGACCATATTTTAAAAGCAGCACATTACATCGGCTCAACTTCGGGAATTATTAATTTCATTAAAACGGATCCTGCTGCCGTTTTCATTGTGGCCACAGAAGCCGGTATCCTGCATGAGCTTACAAAAGCTGTACCTGATAAAACGCTGATTCCGGCTCCTACCACAGAAGACAACAGCTGTGCCTGCAGTGAATGTGCCTATATGAAAATGAATACACTCGAAAAGTTGTATTTGTGTCTTAAAAATGAAAGGCCAGAAATGCTGATTACAGAAGAATTGAGAACAGAAGCGCTAAAGCCTATTAGAAGAATGCTTGAATTATCATAA
- the nadB gene encoding L-aspartate oxidase, with product MLKTDILIIGSGISGLFFAMKTAKKRPDLSIVIMTKETAKNTNTQLAQGGIAVVTDLIKDSFNKHIHDTLRSGGGLCDKEVVNMVIKQAPERLQELIEIGASFDKNEKGQWDLGLEGGHSQHRILHHKDSSGQEIEQKLLKIIKKMPNIELLENHMVIDLNTETKKAKTTCTGAFFFEKKHNRIKYIRARTIVLCTGGCGQLFENTTNPKIATGDGLAIAARAGAEIVDMQYIQFHPTALFTGKENPLFLISEAVRGFGAHIVNDEGKRFLFKYDIRGELATRDMVSNAISKELQITGKNHVYLDCRHLDSKAFTNQFPVITAHCNELGIRPEKDLIPVVPAAHYQCGGIKVDQNGVTSIKNLYAIGECARTGLHGKNRLASNSLLEGLVFAHQASENVDKTIAEFIFSSQILIPKFPKAHNVDDYLAFEILKKELQKMVTSFYTSEERNAELAFEKIKELHNYAVSLTEAHEITIPFIEFSNMIAASLLIIKQCKAAADQKIC from the coding sequence ATGCTTAAAACAGATATATTGATCATCGGTTCTGGTATTTCGGGATTATTTTTTGCTATGAAAACGGCAAAAAAACGTCCAGACTTATCTATTGTTATAATGACGAAAGAAACAGCCAAAAATACCAATACGCAGCTTGCTCAAGGTGGTATTGCTGTAGTGACAGACCTTATAAAAGACAGTTTTAACAAACACATACATGATACCCTTCGTTCTGGAGGTGGCCTGTGCGATAAAGAAGTCGTTAATATGGTCATTAAACAAGCTCCCGAAAGGCTTCAGGAATTAATCGAAATTGGAGCTTCTTTTGATAAAAATGAAAAAGGACAATGGGATTTAGGTTTAGAAGGTGGGCATTCTCAACATAGAATATTACATCATAAAGATAGCTCCGGACAGGAAATCGAGCAGAAACTGCTCAAAATAATCAAGAAAATGCCCAATATTGAGCTTTTAGAAAATCATATGGTCATTGACTTAAATACCGAAACAAAAAAAGCTAAAACTACTTGTACCGGAGCCTTTTTCTTTGAAAAAAAACATAATCGAATTAAATACATTAGAGCAAGAACTATTGTTTTATGTACAGGCGGATGCGGTCAGCTTTTTGAAAACACAACAAATCCTAAAATAGCAACAGGAGACGGATTAGCGATTGCTGCACGAGCAGGTGCAGAAATTGTCGATATGCAATACATTCAATTTCATCCAACAGCATTATTTACAGGAAAAGAGAATCCGTTGTTTTTAATTTCTGAAGCTGTTAGAGGTTTTGGTGCTCATATTGTAAATGATGAAGGAAAAAGATTTTTGTTTAAATATGATATTCGAGGCGAATTGGCGACAAGAGATATGGTCTCAAATGCCATTAGTAAAGAACTTCAAATCACCGGAAAAAATCATGTTTATTTAGACTGCAGACATTTAGATTCAAAAGCTTTTACAAATCAATTTCCTGTCATCACGGCACACTGCAATGAGCTAGGTATTAGACCAGAGAAAGATTTAATTCCAGTTGTTCCAGCTGCCCACTATCAATGTGGTGGAATAAAAGTGGATCAAAATGGTGTTACTTCTATTAAAAATCTCTATGCTATTGGTGAATGTGCTAGAACAGGTCTACATGGTAAAAACCGTCTAGCATCAAACTCGCTTCTTGAAGGTTTGGTCTTTGCGCATCAGGCTTCAGAAAATGTAGATAAAACTATTGCCGAATTTATTTTTTCATCACAAATACTAATTCCGAAGTTTCCAAAAGCTCATAATGTGGATGATTACCTTGCTTTTGAAATACTTAAAAAGGAATTGCAAAAAATGGTTACTTCGTTTTATACCAGTGAAGAACGTAATGCCGAGTTAGCTTTTGAAAAAATAAAAGAGCTTCATAATTATGCCGTTTCACTTACGGAAGCACATGAAATTACGATTCCGTTTATTGAATTTTCGAACATGATTGCTGCTTCCTTGTTAATCATTAAACAATGTAAAGCTGCGGCAGACCAAAAAATATGCTAA
- the ric gene encoding iron-sulfur cluster repair di-iron protein, with amino-acid sequence MKLTSKTTIGEIVTDDFKTAAIFTKFHIDFCCKGYRTIEEVCKKRDIEESVLIEHIEKARSNSANQSFDYKSWSADMIADYITKTHHRYVTEKSPVILEYLNKLCGVHGAIHPELHEIHTIFSKTYLDLTAHMKREELVVFPFIKKMKAAHSKGTELETPPFLSIEAPILTLKDDHITEGQRFKRIAALTNNYTPPVDSCNTYKVAFLMLEEFDKDLKKHIHLENNILFPKAIELEKTFEKVS; translated from the coding sequence ATGAAACTAACAAGCAAAACAACCATTGGTGAAATCGTCACAGATGATTTCAAAACAGCGGCCATTTTTACAAAATTCCATATCGACTTTTGCTGCAAAGGATATCGAACTATCGAAGAAGTATGCAAAAAAAGAGATATTGAAGAAAGCGTTCTTATAGAGCATATTGAAAAAGCAAGAAGTAATTCTGCCAATCAGTCTTTTGATTATAAAAGCTGGTCTGCAGATATGATTGCAGATTATATAACTAAAACCCATCATAGATATGTTACAGAAAAGTCTCCTGTCATTTTGGAGTATTTAAATAAATTATGCGGTGTTCACGGTGCGATTCATCCTGAGCTTCATGAAATTCATACTATTTTTTCAAAAACGTATTTGGATCTCACGGCTCATATGAAAAGAGAAGAGTTGGTTGTTTTTCCTTTTATTAAAAAAATGAAAGCCGCACACAGTAAAGGTACAGAGCTGGAAACACCGCCTTTTTTATCTATTGAAGCCCCAATTCTAACTTTAAAAGATGATCATATTACAGAAGGACAGCGCTTTAAGAGAATTGCAGCATTAACCAATAATTATACACCGCCAGTTGACTCATGCAACACTTATAAAGTGGCATTTCTGATGTTGGAGGAATTTGACAAGGATTTAAAAAAGCATATTCACTTGGAAAACAACATTCTGTTTCCAAAAGCAATTGAACTTGAAAAAACATTTGAAAAAGTGTCTTAA
- a CDS encoding ribonucleoside triphosphate reductase: MEKYVIKRNGDYKPFEAYKIQDAIQKAFQSVNQPVDKRIFKTVLSGLEAKYSWPVEEIQDMIERVLFENGYFQTMRSFIIYRHTRKLQREHINGLNDDTTYIDSTQTVEEYINQSDWRINANANISYSNAGLVSNTAGKVIANYWLDKIYNKEEGSAHRNGDIHIHDLDCLTGYCAGWSLRVLLNEGFNGVRGRVESRPPSHFREALGQMANFLGILQSEWAGAQAFSSFDTYLAPYVFKDQLSYDEVLKGIRSFVYNLNVPARWGQSPFTNITLDWNVPEDLKEQIPTRNDEHLFLKVTDENLILEAKNRGVSKLIDLKYADFQKEMNVINKAYYTIMTEGDANGQPFTFPIPTVNITEDFDWNGENVDLLFENTAKIGSSYFQNFIGSQYLLDDNGNRIENPDAYKPNAVRSMCCRLQLDLRELLKRGNGLFGSAEMTGSIGVVTINMARLGYLHKGNIISLFEHLDELLQIAKSTLEKKRIFIQQMYDRGLYPYTQRYLKHFRNHFSTIGVNGMNEMVVNFSEGKQNITDPSGIHFATEILDHIRLRMKEFQEETGNLYNLEATPAEGTTYRFAKEDKKRFPEILQAGQNENIYYTNSSQIPVDHTDDPFEALLLQDELQCKYTGGTVLHLYMREKISSPEACKNFVKKVLTNFKLPYITVTPIFSICPIHGYLNGEHEYCPKCDEILLNKNNQKHLAYENENA; the protein is encoded by the coding sequence ATGGAAAAATATGTAATCAAACGCAATGGAGATTATAAGCCTTTTGAAGCTTATAAAATTCAGGATGCCATTCAAAAAGCTTTTCAGAGCGTCAATCAGCCTGTAGATAAGAGAATATTTAAAACTGTTCTTTCTGGTCTTGAGGCAAAATATTCTTGGCCTGTAGAAGAAATTCAGGATATGATTGAAAGAGTGCTTTTTGAAAACGGGTATTTCCAAACCATGCGTTCGTTTATAATTTATCGTCATACGAGAAAATTACAGCGAGAACATATTAATGGTTTAAACGATGACACCACTTATATAGACAGTACACAAACTGTTGAAGAATACATTAACCAATCAGATTGGCGAATTAATGCGAATGCCAATATTTCGTATTCAAATGCAGGATTGGTTAGTAATACCGCGGGAAAAGTTATTGCCAATTATTGGCTTGACAAAATATATAATAAAGAAGAAGGTTCTGCTCACAGGAATGGCGACATACACATCCATGATTTGGATTGTCTTACCGGATACTGCGCTGGTTGGAGCTTGCGTGTGCTGTTAAATGAAGGTTTTAATGGCGTGCGCGGCCGTGTCGAGAGCAGACCTCCTTCTCATTTTAGAGAAGCATTAGGGCAAATGGCCAATTTCTTAGGAATTCTGCAAAGCGAATGGGCAGGCGCTCAAGCTTTCAGTTCTTTTGATACCTATTTGGCTCCTTATGTTTTTAAAGATCAGCTTTCTTATGATGAAGTTTTAAAAGGAATCAGAAGTTTTGTTTACAATTTAAATGTACCTGCACGCTGGGGCCAATCGCCTTTTACAAATATTACCTTGGATTGGAATGTGCCAGAAGATCTAAAAGAACAGATTCCGACGCGAAATGACGAACATTTATTTTTAAAGGTCACTGATGAAAATCTGATTTTGGAAGCTAAAAACAGAGGCGTTTCAAAATTGATAGATTTAAAATATGCTGATTTTCAAAAAGAAATGAATGTTATCAATAAAGCATATTACACCATTATGACAGAAGGTGATGCCAACGGGCAGCCGTTTACATTTCCGATTCCAACAGTAAATATTACTGAAGATTTTGACTGGAATGGCGAAAATGTAGATTTGCTTTTTGAAAACACAGCTAAAATCGGTTCGTCTTATTTCCAGAATTTTATTGGAAGCCAATATCTATTGGATGATAACGGGAATCGAATCGAGAATCCAGATGCTTATAAACCAAATGCGGTACGCAGTATGTGCTGCCGTTTACAGCTAGATTTAAGAGAATTGCTAAAACGCGGAAATGGTCTTTTTGGAAGTGCCGAAATGACGGGCAGCATTGGCGTAGTGACCATTAATATGGCGCGTTTAGGCTATCTTCATAAAGGAAACATAATTAGTTTGTTCGAACATTTGGATGAATTGCTTCAAATTGCAAAATCGACTTTAGAAAAGAAAAGAATCTTTATCCAGCAGATGTACGACCGCGGACTTTATCCGTACACACAGCGCTATTTGAAACATTTTAGAAATCATTTTTCTACCATTGGCGTAAACGGAATGAACGAAATGGTTGTGAATTTTTCTGAAGGGAAACAAAATATAACTGATCCCTCAGGAATTCATTTTGCAACAGAAATTTTAGATCACATTCGACTGCGAATGAAAGAATTTCAGGAAGAAACAGGAAACCTTTACAATTTAGAAGCAACTCCAGCAGAAGGAACAACATATCGTTTTGCAAAAGAAGACAAAAAACGTTTTCCAGAAATTCTGCAAGCGGGACAAAATGAAAACATATACTATACCAATAGTTCACAAATTCCGGTCGATCATACCGACGATCCTTTTGAAGCCTTATTGCTTCAAGATGAATTGCAATGCAAATATACTGGCGGTACAGTTTTGCATCTTTACATGAGAGAAAAAATAAGCAGTCCAGAAGCCTGTAAAAACTTCGTAAAAAAAGTTTTAACCAATTTTAAACTGCCTTATATAACCGTAACACCAATTTTCAGCATTTGCCCTATTCATGGCTACTTAAACGGTGAACATGAATATTGTCCAAAATGCGACGAAATTTTACTCAATAAAAACAATCAAAAACACTTGGCTTATGAAAACGAAAACGCTTAA
- the nrdD gene encoding anaerobic ribonucleoside-triphosphate reductase, whose protein sequence is MKTKTLKILEEKKSQRSKCLVYTRVMGYHRPVESFNIGKKGEHQQRTHFEETIIY, encoded by the coding sequence ATGAAAACGAAAACGCTTAAAATTCTAGAAGAAAAAAAATCCCAAAGAAGCAAATGTTTGGTTTATACACGTGTAATGGGGTATCACAGACCTGTAGAAAGTTTTAATATTGGAAAAAAAGGTGAACACCAACAGCGTACACATTTCGAAGAAACCATCATCTATTAA